One part of the Pelodiscus sinensis isolate JC-2024 chromosome 16, ASM4963464v1, whole genome shotgun sequence genome encodes these proteins:
- the NUBP2 gene encoding cytosolic Fe-S cluster assembly factor NUBP2 — protein MAAGEAAERSNLAGVQHILLVLSGKGGVGKSTISTELALALQHAGKKVGILDVDLCGPSIPRMLKVQGKGVHQCDSGWVPVFVDQDKSISLMSIGFLLEKPDDAVVWRGPKKNALIKQFISDVTWGELDFLIVDTPPGTSDEHISTVESLRQYMPLGAVLVTTPQAVSIGDVRRELTFCKKTGLRVIGIVENMSGFVCPHCLECTNIFSKGGGEELARHARVPFLGCVPLDPQLAQCLEEGRDFIREFPKSSAFPALAHIAQQILDRTSSQSS, from the exons ATGGCGGCTGGTGAGGCGGCGG AGAGAAGTAACCTGGCTGGGGTTCAGCACATCCTTCTGGTGCTCTCAGGAAAAGGAGGTGTGGGAAAAAGCACCATCTCTACTGAGTTGGCTTTAGCTTTACAGCATGCTGGGAAAAAG GTGGGGATCCTCGATGTTGACCTATGTGGCCCCAGCATCCCTCGAATGCTCAAAGTCCAGGGCAAGGGTGTGCATCAGTGTGACAGTGGCTGGGTGCCTGTCTTTGTAGACCAGGACAAAAGCATTTCCCTCATGTCGATTGGGTTCTTGCTGGAGAAGCCAGATGATGCTGTGGTGTGGAGAGGACCCAAGAAAAATG CTTTGATAAAGCAATTTATCTCTGATGTAACCTGGGGAGAACTCGATTTCCTCATTGTGGATACACCTCCGGGGACCTCAGATGAGCACATTTCTACAGTGGAATCCCTTCGCCAGTACATGCCCCTTGGGGCAGTCTTGGTCACAACACCACAG GCAGTGTCTATAGGGGATGTCAGGCGAGAGTTGACGTTCTGCAAGAAGACAGGCTTACGAGTGATCGGGATTGTAGAAAACATGAGTGGTTTCGTCTGCCCACACTGCTTG GAGTGCACAAATATCTTTTCCAAAGGGGGTGGTGAAGAGCTGGCCAGGCATGCCAGAGTCCCATTCCTAG GCTGTGTTCCTCTTGATCCCCAGCTCGCCCAGTGCTTGGAGGAGGGCAGAGATTTCATCCGGGAGTTTCCTAAGagctctgctttccctgcccTTGCTCACATCGCCCAGCAGATCTTGGACAGGACATCCTCTCAGAGCTCCTGA